A window from Citrus sinensis cultivar Valencia sweet orange chromosome 3, DVS_A1.0, whole genome shotgun sequence encodes these proteins:
- the LOC102620280 gene encoding heat stress transcription factor A-7a: protein MNPYYMIKEEQPGGIPSESGADEAAVMTMMMAAPQPMEGLHDTGPPPFLTKTYEMVDDPNTNEVVSWSRGGVSFVVWDPHAFSTSLLPRHFKHSNFSSFVRQLNTYGFRKIDPDRWEFSNEGFLRGERHLLKNIKRRKAPSQPLPPPQALGPCVELGRFGLDGEFERLIRDKQFLMMELVKLRQQQQNTRAYLQAMELRLEGTEKKQQQMMSFLARAMQNPAFLQQLVQQKEKRKELEEAMTKKRRRPIDQGPIGAGVAGSSDFGEGMSSVKAEPLEYGDYGFEMSELEALALEMQGYGRTRSEQEGPQELEPPESGARELDEGFWEELLNERFEGELDMPGSEVGDDEDVTVLIDRFGYLGSSPKQ, encoded by the exons ATGAATCCGTATTACATGATAAAAGAAGAGCAGCCGGGTGGGATTCCATCGGAATCCGGAGCCGATGAGGCAGCAGTaatgacgatgatgatggCGGCGCCGCAGCCGATGGAAGGTCTGCATGACACAGGGCCGCCGCCGTTTCTGACGAAGACATATGAAATGGTGGATGACCCAAATACAAATGAAGTAGTTTCTTGGAGCAGGGGAGGTGTTAGCTTTGTTGTTTGGGACCCTCATGCTTTCTCCACTTCTCTTCTTCCTAGACACTTCAAGCACAGTAATTTCTCTAGCTTTGTCAGGCAGCTTAACACTTAC GGCTTTAGAAAGATCGATCCAGACAGATGGGAATTTTCCAATGAAGGGTTTCTGAGGGGAGAGAGGCATCTTTTGAAGAACATCAAGAGGAGAAAGGCGCCATCGCAGCCTCTGCCTCCGCCACAAGCTCTTGGGCCTTGTGTTGAACTGGGCCGATTTGGACTAGACGGGGAATTTGAGCGTCTGATTCGCGACAAACAatttctgatgatggaattaGTGAAGCTTAGACAGCAGCAGCAAAATACTAGAGCCTATCTTCAAGCCATGGAACTTAGACTAGAAGGCACGGAAAAGAAGCAGCAACAAATGATGTCTTTCTTGGCTAGAGCAATGCAAAATCCTGCCTTTCTGCAGCAGCTAGTACAAcaaaaggagaaaagaaagGAGCTAGAGGAAGCCATGactaagaaaagaagaaggcCGATTGATCAAGGACCTATTGGAGCTGGTGTTGCCGGATCAAGTGATTTTGGTGAGGGAATGAGCTCCGTTAAAGCTGAACCTTTGGAATACGGTGATTACGGATTTGAAATGTCAGAGCTGGAAGCGCTTGCATTGGAAATGCAAGGATATGGTAGGACAAGAAGTGAACAAGAAGGACCACAAGAGCTAGAGCCTCCAGAAAGTGGCGCTAGAGAACTTGATGAAGGATTTTGGGAAGAGTTACTGAATGAGAGGTTCGAAGGAGAATTAGATATGCCTGGTAGCGAAGTgggtgatgatgaagatgtcACTGTATTGATTGATCGTTTTGGTTATCTGGGTTCAAGTCCAAAGCAATAG